GTGTCCCTTCCTAATGTTTCTCATGCAATTGCTGCGTATTATGTTCTTGCCACGGCTGAAGCATCTTCAAACCTTGCACGGTTTGATGGGGTGAAGTATGGGTTTCGGGCCGATGAATCGGGAGATTTGGCTCGTATGTACTGTGCAACGCGTCGAGAGGGTTTTGGTGAAGAGGTGCGTCGTCGTATTCTTTTGGGTACCTATGTGCTTAGTTCTGGATACTACGATGCCTATTATCTACAAGCTGCCAAGGTACGAACCTTAATTAAGCAGGATTTCTCCCGTGCCTTTGAGACCTGTGATCTCCTTTTATCTCCGGTAACGCCATCTCCTGCGTTTCCTGTGGGAGAAAAGATCAGTGATCCCTTAGAGATGTATTTGACGGATATTTTTACGGTTTCTGCAAATTTAGCCGGCATACCGGGCATTGCGATTCCTGCAGGCACAGCGGGAGAATTGCCCGTGGGTGCTCAGCTCATGGCTGCCGATTGGGATGAGAAGATGCTCTTGTCCGTTGGGGCTGCCTTGCACGATCCGAAAGCGTAGTATTCGGTGAAGCTTCTTGTTATCGGTATTTTTTGTGGGGTCTTGAGTGGGTGTGCTGTCATGGAGAGTACGGCGGTCCTGCCGTCCCACCGACCTTGTCCGGTTCCTGAGGAGGATACGTCTTCGAGACGTGAGAGCCCGCGTTATAGGGCGCGGCAACAGGATACGATCGATCATACTTCACACTCCACATCTCCCCGGAAAAGCTCTCGTCGCTTAGAACGGACCGCTCGATCGTATCTCGGGGTTCCGTATGAATTTGGGGGCACCACACGCCGAGGCATGGACTGTTCCGGTTTTGTCTATCGGGTATACACTGACCTTGGATATGATGTATCTCGCTTGAATTCCCAGGGGTGGTATGATCACGGTGGAAGGCGTGTATCCCGGAATAGTTTGCAAGTGGGAGATCTCTGTTTTTTTGGTCCCTCCCGCAGAATTAACCACGTTGGGTTTTATGTGGGGAATGATTCCTTTATTCATGCAAGTAGTTCCCGGGGGATTGTTATAACGTCCCTTGATGATCCATATTGGAGTGCTCGCTTTGTAGGGTGTCGTCGTATCACTCCGGAAAAATAAATTGGTTGTTCAAAATATTCACAAATGCATCGATTCTGCGTAGTATATTAAAAGAGAGTGTAAACAAGGAGAATAGATGTTTCGCGCTGTTTGTATGGTGCTTTGTATACTTATGGGTACGTCATGGGCATCCTTTTATGAAGTGGTTGAACAAGAGCCCGGACGCATTGTCCTTGATTTTACCTTTCCTGCTCCTGTGGCTGAAGAGGATACGGCGGGCGAACGTCGGGTGACGGTGCCGGGTTTGGCCCCTGCAGTAGTGGGAGCACAAGAGGTTCCATACCCAACAAAACAACTCCTCCTCGCTCTTCCACAGCGCAAAGACGTGCGTACTACCATCGAAGTACATGCGGAGCACACCCACGGAATTACGGGAAACTTTCAAGATGATACAGGATATGTCGAGTTACCCGCCAATACTCATCTAGGGCCCATACAGCCCTTGGAAGTTCGCGGGGTACAGCTGCAGCAAATTCACCTTTCGCCCCTTTCCCATGACGGAAGCAGGTTGGCCCCCCGTTCGATACATACGGCACGGTTGACCATAGAGTATCCTCCAGTCACAGAGGGGCAACGACTTCGACAGAGCGATTACACAGCAGCGCTTGAGCGATCTGTTCTTAATCCTGCTGAGTTGCGTAAGAGTGCACAGCCTCCACGAACGCTCTCTGCAGATGCCGCGTCCGCCTATGTGTCACGTTCTGCCACTGTGTTGCATTTTGACCATGCGGTGGAAGGTAATCTGCGCCATGAAGAGTCGGCCGTGGAAGATATTAACGGTGTATATCGTTTCACCGGAGCCGAGCTTGCTGAACTGGGGGAGGCTATACCCATACAGAGTATCACCGTTCGTGCCTCCAATAGAGATGTGTACTCTGCGGAAACTCCCGATTATGGCACTATTCCCCCCGGTCTTGTAGATGTTCCGGTGATCGTGCGTGATCATGGCAATACGGGGGTCCTTGACCCTGAGGATGAGGTTCTTATTCCTGCATCTGCTGTAAATTATTGGGTGTGGCAGGATAATGACTGGACAATGAACTATAGTGATTTTGATTATCGTCGGCATTACTGGATTAGTATTGATACGGGAACAGTGATGGAATCATACGAGCCATCCTCTGCGGAAAATTTTCCTGTGGAACAGACGGGACGGGTGTATCGGCGAATTCAACAGAGTAACGCCCTTGAGACGTTCGATTCAGATTATGCTACCACTACCTCCCGTCGGTGGAAATGGATT
This portion of the Chitinivibrio alkaliphilus ACht1 genome encodes:
- a CDS encoding C40 family peptidase, whose translation is MESTAVLPSHRPCPVPEEDTSSRRESPRYRARQQDTIDHTSHSTSPRKSSRRLERTARSYLGVPYEFGGTTRRGMDCSGFVYRVYTDLGYDVSRLNSQGWYDHGGRRVSRNSLQVGDLCFFGPSRRINHVGFYVGNDSFIHASSSRGIVITSLDDPYWSARFVGCRRITPEK